Proteins encoded in a region of the Streptomyces sp. NBC_00258 genome:
- a CDS encoding SixA phosphatase family protein — MIARAGAGPLRRLVVLRHAKSAWPDGVPDHERPLAPRGRRDAPAAGRALADIDCLPDLALCSTAVRARQTWELTAGQWGTPPPVRHDPRLYGADVPELLEAVREVSAHTKTLLLVGHNPGLEELVLTLAGDSVDDAMDDVPTKFPTSAIAVLVRHGDDWGSLGPGTALLTDMIVPRGQKPGQGQR; from the coding sequence GTGATCGCGCGCGCCGGAGCGGGCCCGCTGCGCCGCCTGGTCGTGCTGCGGCACGCCAAGTCGGCCTGGCCGGACGGCGTCCCCGACCACGAGCGGCCGCTCGCCCCGCGCGGGCGCCGCGACGCCCCGGCCGCCGGACGCGCGCTGGCCGACATCGACTGCCTGCCCGACCTGGCGCTCTGCTCCACCGCCGTACGCGCCCGGCAGACCTGGGAGCTGACGGCCGGACAGTGGGGCACGCCGCCTCCCGTACGCCACGATCCGCGGTTGTACGGGGCCGACGTTCCCGAGCTGCTCGAAGCGGTGCGCGAAGTGTCCGCACACACCAAGACGTTGCTGCTGGTCGGGCACAACCCAGGTCTGGAGGAGCTGGTGCTCACCCTGGCCGGCGACAGCGTCGACGACGCGATGGACGACGTACCGACGAAGTTCCCCACGTCGGCGATTGCGGTCCTCGTCCGGCACGGCGACGACTGGGGCTCCCTCGGCCCCGGCACGGCACTGCTCACCGACATGATCGTGCCGCGCGGACAGAAGCCGGGGCAGGGCCAGAGGTAG
- a CDS encoding YigZ family protein, giving the protein MQDEYRTVARAGVHETEINRSRFLCALAPAATEQEAQAFLAAVRKEHADATHNCFAYVIGADASVQKASDDGEPGGTAGVPMLQMLLRRDMRYVVAVVTRYYGGVKLGAGGLIRAYGGAVGEALDTLGTITRKRFRLATVTVDHQRAGKVENDLRSTGREVRDVRYGEAVTIEIGLPDADVEAFRGWLADVTAGTAGFELGGEAYGDG; this is encoded by the coding sequence ATGCAGGACGAGTACCGCACGGTGGCCCGCGCAGGCGTGCACGAGACCGAGATCAACCGCTCCCGCTTCCTCTGCGCACTGGCGCCGGCGGCCACCGAACAGGAGGCCCAGGCCTTCCTCGCCGCCGTCCGCAAGGAGCACGCCGACGCGACGCACAACTGCTTCGCGTACGTCATCGGCGCCGACGCCTCCGTCCAGAAGGCGAGCGACGACGGGGAACCGGGCGGCACGGCGGGCGTCCCGATGCTCCAGATGCTGCTTCGGCGCGACATGCGGTACGTCGTCGCGGTCGTCACCCGCTACTACGGAGGCGTCAAGCTCGGCGCGGGCGGACTCATCCGGGCCTACGGCGGCGCGGTGGGCGAGGCCCTGGACACCCTCGGCACGATCACGCGTAAACGCTTTCGTCTGGCCACGGTGACGGTCGACCACCAGCGCGCGGGCAAGGTGGAGAACGACCTGCGGTCGACCGGACGCGAGGTGCGCGACGTGCGCTACGGAGAGGCCGTCACCATCGAGATCGGGCTGCCGGACGCCGATGTCGAGGCCTTCCGCGGATGGCTGGCCGACGTCACGGCGGGGACCGCCGGCTTCGAACTTGGCGGAGAGGCGTACGGGGACGGATAG
- a CDS encoding GNAT family N-acetyltransferase, with translation MNATPAWRPLVLDDAPALAELFAAVEAADGTDEHYDAEDLAEELGNPHVELARDSVGVWSGGELIGYAKAMALPDATDVHRVYVEGAVRPDTRGRGVGTDLVKWLVTRATERHRERFPDLPGEAHIQLHAPNTAKRVLYQQAGFEARRWFFDMRRPLDGESIPATTPTGGLRVVPFTAAYDDATRSAHNEAFLDHWGHTPSTPDRWRHQSTGARSFRPDASFLALDGGEVAGYLLSHEYDAETAMTGIRECWIDRLGTRPAWRGTGVATALLTTCLRAVQEQGCRRAGLNVDSANATGALGLYERSGFRTRHTWIGYVRPL, from the coding sequence ATGAACGCGACGCCGGCCTGGCGGCCACTTGTGCTGGACGACGCCCCGGCCCTGGCCGAGTTGTTCGCCGCGGTGGAGGCGGCCGACGGTACCGACGAGCACTACGATGCCGAGGACCTCGCCGAGGAACTGGGTAACCCGCACGTGGAACTGGCCCGCGATTCCGTGGGTGTCTGGTCCGGTGGCGAGCTGATCGGGTACGCCAAGGCGATGGCGTTGCCCGACGCGACCGATGTGCACCGGGTGTACGTCGAGGGGGCGGTGCGACCCGACACGCGCGGCCGAGGCGTGGGCACCGACCTGGTGAAGTGGCTGGTGACCCGGGCGACGGAGCGGCATCGCGAGCGGTTTCCGGACCTCCCGGGCGAGGCGCACATCCAGCTCCACGCACCGAACACCGCCAAACGCGTCCTGTACCAGCAAGCCGGGTTCGAGGCGCGGCGCTGGTTCTTCGACATGCGCCGGCCGCTGGACGGCGAGTCGATCCCGGCGACGACCCCGACGGGCGGGCTGCGCGTCGTGCCCTTCACCGCGGCGTACGACGACGCGACCCGGTCGGCGCACAACGAAGCGTTCCTCGACCACTGGGGTCACACCCCGAGCACCCCGGACCGGTGGCGTCACCAGAGCACCGGCGCCCGGTCGTTCCGGCCCGACGCGTCGTTCCTGGCGCTGGACGGGGGCGAGGTCGCCGGCTACCTCCTCAGCCACGAGTACGACGCCGAGACCGCGATGACCGGTATCCGCGAATGCTGGATCGACAGGCTCGGCACTCGGCCGGCCTGGCGCGGCACCGGCGTGGCCACCGCGCTGCTCACCACCTGTCTGCGGGCCGTTCAGGAGCAGGGCTGTCGCAGGGCCGGCCTCAATGTGGACAGCGCCAACGCCACCGGCGCCCTGGGCCTGTACGAGCGGAGCGGTTTCCGCACCCGGCACACCTGGATCGGGTACGTACGGCCCCTGTAG
- a CDS encoding exonuclease SbcCD subunit D, with protein sequence MRILHTSDWHLGRAFHRVNMLGAQAEFIGHLVTTVRERDVDAVVVSGDVYDRAVPPLAAVELFDEALHRLADLGVPTVMISGNHDSARRLGVGAGLIDRAGIHLRTDPSACGTPVVLEDESGDVAFYGLPYLEPALVKDQFGVEKAGHEAVLAAAMDRVRADLATRARGTRSVVLAHAFVTGGEASDSERDITVGGVAAVPAGVFDGVDYAALGHLHGSQTITERVRYSGSPLPYSFSETDHRKTMWLVDLGADGSVGAERLDCPVPRTLARIRGYLEDLLVDPDLAPHEEAWVEATLTDPVRPADPMARLSERFPHTLSLVFEPERAPDDPDVSYARRLAGRSDQEIAEDFVAHVRGAGPDAREQAVLQDVFDTVRADDTVREVAR encoded by the coding sequence TTGAGAATTCTGCACACTTCCGACTGGCATCTGGGCCGGGCGTTCCACCGGGTGAACATGCTCGGTGCCCAGGCCGAGTTCATCGGCCACCTCGTCACGACCGTGCGCGAGCGCGACGTGGACGCGGTCGTCGTGTCGGGAGACGTGTACGACAGGGCGGTGCCCCCGCTGGCCGCGGTCGAGCTCTTCGACGAGGCCCTGCACCGGCTGGCGGACCTCGGCGTGCCCACGGTGATGATCTCCGGGAACCACGACTCGGCACGTCGCCTCGGGGTCGGCGCCGGGCTCATCGACCGCGCGGGCATCCATCTGCGGACCGACCCCTCGGCGTGCGGCACACCCGTGGTCCTGGAGGACGAGTCCGGTGATGTGGCCTTCTACGGACTGCCGTATCTGGAACCGGCGCTGGTGAAGGACCAGTTCGGCGTGGAGAAGGCGGGCCACGAGGCCGTGCTCGCCGCCGCCATGGACCGGGTCCGCGCCGACCTCGCCACGCGCGCACGTGGCACCCGCTCCGTCGTCCTCGCCCATGCCTTCGTCACCGGCGGCGAGGCCAGCGACAGCGAGCGGGACATCACCGTCGGCGGAGTCGCCGCCGTCCCCGCCGGAGTCTTCGACGGGGTCGACTACGCCGCGCTCGGGCATCTGCACGGCAGCCAGACCATCACCGAGCGCGTGCGCTACTCGGGATCGCCGCTCCCGTACTCCTTCTCGGAGACCGACCACCGCAAGACCATGTGGCTCGTCGACCTGGGAGCCGACGGCTCGGTCGGGGCCGAGCGCCTGGACTGCCCGGTGCCGCGCACCCTCGCCCGTATCCGGGGGTACCTGGAGGACCTGCTCGTCGACCCGGACCTCGCTCCGCACGAGGAGGCGTGGGTCGAGGCCACCCTCACCGACCCGGTGCGCCCCGCCGACCCCATGGCCCGGCTCTCGGAGCGCTTCCCGCACACGCTCAGCCTCGTCTTCGAACCCGAGCGGGCGCCGGACGACCCCGACGTCTCGTACGCCCGGCGGCTGGCCGGCCGCAGCGACCAGGAGATCGCGGAGGACTTCGTGGCCCATGTGCGGGGCGCCGGACCCGACGCGCGCGAACAGGCCGTGCTCCAGGACGTGTTCGACACCGTCCGCGCCGACGACACGGTCCGTGAGGTCGCCCGATGA
- a CDS encoding SMC family ATPase, whose amino-acid sequence MRLHRLHITAFGPFGGAQEVDFDDLSAAGVFLLHGPTGAGKTSVLDAVCFALYGSVPGARQGGSLRSDHALAATRTEVTLELTVAGRRLELTRQPPWERPKKRGAGTTTEKAQSWLREYDASAGSWKDLSRSHQEIGEEITQLLGMSREQFCQVVLLPQGDFARFLRADAEARGKLLGRLFDTRRFAAVEQRLAELRRAAETQVRAGDAELLAEGHRMQQAAGNIVELPLPDLSPGDPGLAESVLEWAAIARSTAREWFTVAHCAQAAAESAQAAAHHVLEDVREVARLQRRFAEARERAVRLEERSGAHRDARVRMERARKAEAVAPALGLRDATETEHRRAADTETSARALLPETFADAGATGLAAAARKAAEELGGLESARRAEHRIAELTDEREGLDRQERADEDVLHEAETWLAVWDANRADLQTRIESAQEAATRAEQLAVQREPAQARLAAARMRDQLAGDTDEAHARVLAARERATEARSHWLDLKEQRLKGIAAELAAGLVDGEACAVCGATEHPAPARKVDGHVDQQAEETALAAYQRADEQRTEEERRLGVVREALAAATAEAGDLPTGQLAELAEELERRHAEAHGAASGLHAAREALEQAERERERRLAAQQEAARRVASRASLRDALDRERASLEGELTQARGSAGSVAARSAQLERQVALLTEAADAARVAADTAQRLKDADARLADAAFRAGFDTPQAAAAALLDDAAHRDLQHRLDAWQQEEAAVRAVLAEAETVAAAGQPPADLQAAELAASTAGRRVREAASAHDAAGRRCTELDRLTHRAGGSVRRLGPLREEYDRVARLATLTAGTSADNERKMRLESYVLAARLEQVAAAATMRLQRMSSGRYTLVHSDDRAGRGRSGLGLHVVDAWTGRERDTATLSGGETFFASLALALGLADVVTDEAGGVRLDTLFIDEGFGSLDDQTLDEVLDVLDSLRERDRSVGIVSHVADLRRRIHAQLEVVKGRSGSVVRQGGG is encoded by the coding sequence ATGAGGCTGCACCGGCTGCACATCACCGCCTTCGGGCCGTTCGGCGGCGCCCAGGAGGTCGACTTCGACGACCTGTCGGCCGCCGGGGTCTTCCTGCTGCACGGGCCGACGGGCGCGGGCAAGACGTCCGTCCTGGACGCCGTCTGCTTCGCGCTGTACGGGTCCGTGCCGGGCGCCCGCCAGGGCGGTTCCCTGCGCAGCGACCACGCCCTGGCCGCCACCCGCACCGAGGTGACCCTCGAACTCACCGTGGCCGGACGCCGGTTGGAGCTCACCCGGCAGCCGCCCTGGGAGCGCCCCAAGAAGCGCGGCGCCGGTACGACGACCGAGAAGGCACAGAGCTGGCTGCGCGAGTACGACGCGTCGGCGGGTTCCTGGAAGGATCTCAGCCGCTCCCACCAGGAGATCGGCGAGGAGATCACCCAGCTGCTCGGCATGAGCCGCGAGCAGTTCTGCCAGGTCGTGCTGCTGCCCCAGGGCGACTTCGCGCGCTTCCTGCGGGCCGACGCCGAGGCCCGCGGCAAGCTCCTCGGCCGGCTCTTCGACACCCGCCGCTTCGCCGCCGTCGAACAGCGACTGGCCGAGCTCCGACGCGCCGCCGAGACCCAAGTCCGCGCGGGGGACGCGGAGTTGCTGGCCGAAGGCCACCGTATGCAGCAGGCGGCCGGGAACATCGTGGAGCTGCCGCTGCCCGACCTGTCGCCAGGAGACCCGGGGCTCGCCGAGTCCGTACTGGAGTGGGCGGCGATCGCCAGAAGCACGGCCCGCGAGTGGTTCACGGTCGCCCACTGCGCACAGGCGGCCGCCGAGTCGGCCCAGGCCGCCGCGCATCACGTACTGGAGGACGTACGGGAAGTGGCGCGGCTCCAGCGCCGGTTCGCCGAGGCGCGGGAGCGGGCCGTCCGGCTGGAGGAGCGGTCCGGGGCCCACCGGGACGCCCGGGTGCGCATGGAGCGGGCCCGCAAGGCGGAGGCGGTGGCGCCCGCGCTCGGGCTGCGGGACGCGACGGAGACCGAGCACCGGCGGGCGGCCGATACCGAGACGAGCGCGCGTGCCCTTCTGCCGGAGACCTTCGCCGACGCGGGGGCGACGGGCCTCGCGGCCGCGGCGCGAAAGGCCGCCGAGGAGCTCGGCGGGCTGGAGTCGGCCCGCCGCGCCGAGCACCGGATCGCCGAACTCACCGACGAACGCGAAGGGTTGGACCGGCAGGAGCGCGCCGACGAGGACGTGCTGCACGAGGCCGAGACCTGGCTCGCCGTGTGGGACGCGAACCGGGCGGACCTGCAGACGCGCATCGAGTCGGCGCAGGAGGCCGCCACCCGTGCCGAACAGCTCGCCGTCCAGCGCGAGCCGGCGCAGGCGCGCCTCGCGGCCGCCCGGATGCGCGACCAGCTCGCCGGGGACACGGACGAGGCCCACGCGCGCGTGCTCGCCGCCCGCGAGCGCGCCACGGAAGCACGATCCCACTGGCTGGACCTCAAGGAACAGCGCCTGAAGGGCATCGCCGCGGAGCTCGCCGCGGGCCTGGTGGACGGCGAAGCGTGCGCTGTCTGTGGCGCCACCGAACACCCGGCTCCCGCCCGGAAGGTCGACGGACACGTCGACCAGCAGGCCGAGGAGACCGCGCTGGCCGCGTACCAGCGGGCCGATGAACAGCGCACCGAGGAGGAGCGGCGGCTCGGCGTCGTCCGCGAGGCGCTGGCCGCCGCGACGGCCGAGGCGGGGGACCTGCCCACCGGGCAACTCGCCGAACTGGCCGAGGAGTTGGAGCGACGACACGCCGAGGCGCACGGCGCCGCTTCCGGGCTGCACGCGGCCCGTGAAGCCCTGGAACAGGCCGAGCGCGAGCGCGAACGGCGACTCGCCGCCCAGCAGGAGGCCGCTCGCCGGGTCGCGTCCCGTGCCTCGCTTCGGGACGCGCTCGATCGCGAACGAGCCTCCCTGGAAGGGGAGTTGACGCAGGCCCGGGGCTCGGCGGGCAGCGTCGCCGCGCGGTCCGCGCAGTTGGAGCGGCAGGTCGCGCTGCTCACCGAGGCCGCGGACGCCGCACGTGTCGCCGCGGACACCGCCCAGCGACTGAAGGACGCCGACGCGCGACTCGCCGACGCGGCCTTCCGCGCCGGGTTCGACACACCGCAGGCCGCCGCGGCCGCCCTCCTCGACGACGCGGCCCATCGCGACCTCCAGCACCGGCTCGACGCCTGGCAGCAGGAAGAGGCGGCAGTCCGCGCGGTGCTCGCCGAGGCCGAGACGGTGGCCGCCGCCGGGCAGCCGCCCGCCGATCTCCAGGCGGCCGAGCTGGCGGCCTCCACCGCCGGCCGACGGGTGCGCGAGGCTGCCTCCGCCCATGACGCGGCCGGCCGGCGCTGCACGGAACTCGACAGGCTGACCCATCGGGCGGGCGGTTCTGTGCGCCGACTGGGGCCGCTGCGCGAGGAGTACGACCGTGTCGCCCGCCTCGCCACGCTCACGGCCGGCACCTCCGCGGACAACGAACGCAAGATGCGCCTGGAGTCCTACGTCCTCGCCGCCCGGCTGGAGCAGGTCGCGGCCGCCGCGACGATGCGCCTCCAACGCATGTCCTCGGGGCGCTACACCCTCGTCCACTCCGACGACCGGGCCGGTCGGGGCCGCAGCGGCCTCGGCCTGCACGTCGTCGACGCGTGGACCGGCCGCGAGCGCGACACGGCGACCCTCTCAGGCGGCGAGACGTTCTTCGCCTCCCTCGCCCTCGCGCTGGGCCTCGCCGACGTGGTCACCGACGAGGCCGGGGGCGTACGCCTCGACACCCTCTTCATCGACGAGGGCTTCGGCAGCCTCGACGACCAGACCCTCGACGAGGTCCTCGACGTCCTCGACTCACTGCGCGAGCGGGACCGCAGCGTCGGCATCGTCAGCCACGTCGCCGATCTGCGACGCCGGATCCATGCGCAACTCGAGGTGGTGAAGGGGCGGTCGGGGTCTGTTGTCCGGCAGGGGGGCGGCTGA
- a CDS encoding Lrp/AsnC family transcriptional regulator, with amino-acid sequence MTAYSPDATDWRILEVLQREGRASFAELARAVSMSASAVTERVRRLEEAGVIQGYAAVVDPESLGLPILAFVRLRYPNGNYKPFHDLVAATPEILEAHHVTGDDCFVIKVATRSMSHLEEVSGKIGTLGSVTTSVVYSSPLPRRPVGR; translated from the coding sequence ATGACCGCGTATTCCCCGGACGCCACCGACTGGCGCATTCTCGAAGTCCTCCAGCGCGAGGGCCGGGCCAGTTTCGCCGAGCTGGCCCGCGCCGTCTCGATGTCCGCGAGCGCGGTAACCGAGCGCGTGCGCCGCCTGGAGGAGGCGGGCGTCATCCAGGGCTACGCGGCGGTCGTGGACCCGGAGAGCCTGGGTCTGCCGATCCTGGCCTTCGTGCGGCTACGCTATCCGAACGGCAACTACAAGCCGTTCCACGACCTCGTCGCCGCGACCCCCGAGATCCTGGAGGCGCACCACGTCACGGGCGACGACTGCTTCGTCATCAAGGTCGCGACCCGCTCGATGAGCCATCTGGAAGAGGTCTCGGGCAAGATCGGCACACTCGGCTCGGTGACGACGAGCGTCGTGTACTCGTCTCCCCTGCCGCGACGCCCCGTCGGCCGCTGA
- a CDS encoding rhodanese-like domain-containing protein, which translates to MTATSTTTGGTSATAGNAAANPVLRVAPASPAAAAAYFGASLAFHADVSDVAAALAADGDPGFVVLDSRSTESWDQGHVPGAIHLPTALVPEQAEQLLDRAVPVVTYCWGPGCNGATRAALALAELGFQVKEMLGGFEYWVREGFEFETWEGHERRTADPLTAPAGAEDCGC; encoded by the coding sequence ATGACCGCGACCAGCACCACCACAGGCGGCACCAGCGCCACCGCCGGGAACGCCGCCGCGAACCCCGTTCTGCGAGTCGCCCCCGCGTCGCCCGCCGCGGCTGCCGCCTACTTCGGTGCGAGCCTCGCCTTCCACGCCGACGTGTCCGACGTCGCCGCCGCGCTGGCGGCCGACGGCGACCCCGGCTTCGTCGTACTCGACTCCCGTTCCACGGAGTCCTGGGACCAGGGGCATGTGCCCGGCGCCATCCACCTGCCCACCGCGCTCGTCCCCGAGCAGGCGGAGCAACTCCTCGACAGGGCCGTGCCGGTGGTCACGTACTGCTGGGGTCCGGGCTGCAACGGCGCGACCCGTGCCGCCCTCGCTCTCGCCGAACTCGGCTTCCAGGTCAAGGAGATGCTCGGCGGCTTCGAGTACTGGGTGCGCGAGGGCTTCGAGTTCGAGACCTGGGAGGGCCACGAGCGGCGCACCGCCGACCCGTTGACCGCCCCGGCCGGCGCGGAGGACTGCGGCTGCTGA
- a CDS encoding immunity 21 family protein produces the protein MASYAGPSSVEWVESGGGPLIAIPEVVLPFWTGADGDELASDYDRACEVEGFVGLLPVGNTTALVLGDDPAATAYLPEHGTFVRWCAGESERELLAGVPAALAGAAWEREVRWEIPGPVVLFDAAWPGEESTKTGHLRIELAPGRYAVRAAHAEPGPETWIGLVQLRPLGQ, from the coding sequence ATGGCGAGTTACGCGGGTCCCAGTTCGGTCGAGTGGGTGGAGTCGGGCGGTGGACCGCTCATAGCGATACCGGAAGTGGTGCTGCCGTTCTGGACGGGGGCCGACGGCGACGAGCTCGCCTCCGACTACGACAGAGCGTGCGAGGTGGAGGGCTTCGTCGGCCTGCTGCCCGTCGGCAACACCACCGCCCTCGTCCTCGGCGACGATCCGGCCGCGACGGCGTATCTGCCGGAGCACGGCACCTTCGTACGGTGGTGTGCCGGGGAGTCCGAGCGGGAGCTGCTGGCCGGGGTTCCGGCCGCCCTCGCGGGCGCGGCGTGGGAACGGGAGGTGCGGTGGGAGATCCCCGGGCCCGTGGTGCTGTTCGACGCGGCGTGGCCGGGTGAGGAGTCGACGAAGACGGGCCATCTGCGGATCGAGCTCGCGCCGGGGCGGTACGCGGTGCGGGCGGCGCATGCGGAGCCGGGGCCCGAGACGTGGATCGGGCTCGTGCAACTGAGGCCGCTCGGGCAGTGA
- a CDS encoding SDR family oxidoreductase — translation MPPQLPSPTPEALRRDPLPLRGRTALVTGASRRGGIGHAVARRLAAYGASVYAHHHVPHDADMPWGADRPEDVAAGIREALADPEARVVEGPGDLSDPAAPAELIATAADALGGRIDILVANHALSGSDGPLDTIDAPMLDSHWAVDTRSVILLVQAYARLRAALPPRTAGGRVVMMTSGQDIAGGMPDEIAYALQKGALASVTRSLATTLAEHAVTVNTVNPGPVDTDYMTGDAYETVAAMFPAGRWGKPDDPARLIAWLSTDEAEWVTGQVIDSEGGFRR, via the coding sequence ATGCCACCCCAACTCCCTTCTCCCACACCCGAAGCCCTGCGCCGCGACCCTCTCCCGCTGCGTGGGCGCACCGCCCTTGTCACCGGGGCCAGCCGACGCGGCGGGATCGGCCATGCCGTGGCCCGACGGCTGGCCGCGTACGGCGCGAGTGTGTACGCGCATCACCACGTACCGCACGACGCCGACATGCCCTGGGGTGCGGACCGCCCCGAGGACGTGGCCGCCGGGATCCGCGAGGCGCTCGCCGACCCCGAGGCGCGGGTCGTCGAAGGGCCGGGCGATCTCTCCGACCCGGCGGCCCCGGCCGAACTGATCGCCACAGCGGCCGACGCGCTCGGCGGACGGATCGACATCCTCGTCGCCAACCACGCGCTCAGCGGCTCGGACGGCCCGCTCGACACGATCGACGCCCCGATGCTCGACTCGCACTGGGCCGTCGACACCCGTTCCGTGATCCTCCTCGTCCAGGCCTACGCCCGGCTGCGCGCCGCTCTGCCACCGCGTACGGCGGGTGGGCGCGTGGTGATGATGACGTCGGGTCAGGACATCGCGGGCGGCATGCCTGACGAGATCGCCTATGCCCTGCAGAAGGGCGCCCTCGCCTCGGTCACCCGCTCGCTGGCGACCACGCTCGCCGAGCACGCCGTAACCGTGAACACCGTCAACCCCGGCCCCGTCGACACGGACTACATGACGGGAGACGCGTACGAGACCGTGGCCGCGATGTTCCCTGCCGGGCGCTGGGGAAAGCCGGACGACCCCGCGCGGCTCATCGCCTGGCTCTCGACGGACGAGGCCGAGTGGGTCACCGGGCAGGTGATCGACTCGGAGGGCGGGTTCCGGCGCTGA
- a CDS encoding DUF885 domain-containing protein codes for MSQTKNPLPREVADAYVDELIALDPVTGTYLGVKESSGSLPDTSPAGQDALAALARATLARLDEAERQPGADSDIERRCARLLRERLTAELGVHEAEEGLRAVGNMSTAAHAVREVFTVTPTDTDEDWAAVARRLRAVPTALDGYRESLSLGLERKLYAGPRPTATFIEQLTEWSYTDGSGRGWFEDFASAGPETLRAELDAAAGAATAAVVALRDWMRDVYAPAIEGAPNTVGRERYARWSRYFNGTDLDLDEAYAYGWAEYHRLLAEMKKEAEKVLPGAATPWVALAHLDEHGRHIEGVDEVREWLQSLMDQAIEELDGTHFELAERVRKVESRIAPPGSAAAPYYTAPSEDFSRPGRTWLPTMGQTRFPVYDLVSTWYHEGVPGHHLQLAQWAHVAGDLSRYQATVGGVSANAEGWALYAERLMDELGYLKDAEERLGYLDAQMMRAARVIVDIGMHLELEIPAESPFHPGERWTPELAQEFFGAHSSRPADFVESELTRYLSIPGQAIGYKLGERAWLLGRENARKRHGDAFDAKAWHMAALSQGSLGLDDLVDELSQL; via the coding sequence ATGTCACAGACGAAGAACCCGCTGCCCCGCGAGGTCGCCGACGCCTACGTCGACGAGCTCATCGCCCTAGACCCGGTCACCGGAACGTATCTCGGCGTGAAGGAGAGTTCGGGCTCGTTGCCCGACACCTCGCCCGCCGGCCAGGACGCGCTCGCGGCACTCGCGCGGGCCACACTGGCGCGGCTCGACGAGGCGGAGCGGCAGCCCGGCGCGGACAGTGACATCGAGCGCCGCTGCGCACGCCTGCTCCGCGAGCGGCTCACCGCCGAACTCGGCGTGCACGAGGCCGAGGAGGGCCTGCGGGCCGTCGGCAACATGAGCACGGCCGCGCACGCGGTGCGCGAGGTGTTCACGGTGACGCCCACGGACACGGACGAGGACTGGGCCGCCGTCGCCCGGCGGCTGCGTGCCGTGCCGACCGCCCTCGACGGCTACCGCGAGTCCCTCTCCCTCGGCCTGGAGCGCAAGCTGTACGCGGGCCCGCGCCCCACCGCGACGTTCATCGAGCAGCTCACGGAGTGGTCTTACACCGACGGTTCGGGCCGCGGCTGGTTCGAGGACTTCGCCTCGGCCGGCCCGGAGACCCTGCGCGCGGAACTCGACGCGGCCGCCGGAGCGGCGACCGCCGCCGTCGTCGCCCTGCGCGACTGGATGCGCGACGTCTACGCGCCCGCGATCGAGGGCGCGCCGAACACCGTGGGCCGCGAGCGGTACGCGCGCTGGTCGCGCTACTTCAACGGCACTGATCTCGATCTGGACGAGGCGTACGCGTACGGCTGGGCCGAGTACCACCGGCTCCTCGCCGAGATGAAGAAGGAGGCCGAGAAGGTCCTGCCCGGCGCCGCGACCCCGTGGGTGGCGCTCGCGCACCTGGACGAGCACGGCAGGCACATCGAGGGCGTCGACGAGGTCCGCGAGTGGCTGCAGAGCCTGATGGACCAGGCGATCGAGGAACTGGACGGCACACACTTCGAACTCGCCGAGCGGGTACGGAAGGTGGAGTCCCGCATCGCCCCGCCGGGCAGCGCCGCGGCCCCGTACTACACGGCACCGTCGGAGGACTTCTCGCGTCCCGGCCGTACGTGGCTGCCGACGATGGGACAGACCCGCTTCCCGGTGTACGACCTGGTGTCGACCTGGTACCACGAGGGCGTCCCGGGCCATCACCTCCAGCTCGCGCAGTGGGCGCACGTCGCGGGCGACCTGTCCCGCTACCAGGCCACCGTGGGCGGGGTCAGCGCGAACGCCGAGGGCTGGGCGCTCTACGCGGAGCGGCTGATGGACGAACTCGGCTACCTCAAGGACGCGGAGGAACGCCTCGGCTACCTGGACGCCCAGATGATGCGTGCGGCCCGCGTCATCGTCGACATCGGCATGCACCTGGAACTGGAGATCCCGGCGGAATCGCCCTTCCACCCGGGCGAGCGCTGGACTCCCGAGCTGGCGCAGGAGTTCTTCGGCGCGCACAGCAGCCGTCCGGCGGACTTCGTGGAGAGCGAGCTGACCCGCTACCTCTCCATCCCCGGCCAGGCCATCGGCTACAAGCTCGGCGAGCGCGCCTGGCTGCTGGGCCGTGAGAACGCGCGGAAGCGCCACGGCGACGCGTTCGACGCGAAGGCCTGGCACATGGCTGCCCTGTCCCAGGGTTCACTGGGCCTGGACGACCTGGTGGACGAGCTGTCCCAGCTCTGA